CCTGTATTGGCATTTACTCCTTGACCTGTATTAAGCGGAGAAACTATTCCATTTCCTGAAATTGGCCCGCTTAAAGTCAATATCGTTTGATTGGCAATGCCTGAAATCATTTCAAATTTTACATTTCCAGAAATAATCATTGGTGCTTCTAAAGTCATTCCTGCACCGCTTGTATTGTAATAAACTCTTGTTCCGTCTTTGAACGTTAAATTTCCTGTGGCTTTATGAGCGCCTCTTAATCGAAGTGTTCCTGCACTTAAAAAAGTCATATCGGCTGGAAAAACGGTTGCTGTCGTTTCTATTTCTTTGGTACAAGAAACGGTCTTACCTGCAGCAGGCAATTCGGCAGGACTAAAGTTGGCTGCATTATCCCAGTTTTTATTTACAGCTGCTGTAAAATCGTAATCGAAACTGCCTGGAGGCATTACTTCATCTGGTTTATTATTCCCCGCCGTTCCCCAGTAAGCATATACCGTTTGATTTCCTGTTGTTGTCGCGGCAATTTCTTTAAGTGTATTGGGAACTGTCGCAGAAGCTGACCATCCGTAGAAAGTATAACCGTTTAAAGTCGGCACTGGTAAAGTTAGGGCCGTTCCTTCTGTATATTCTACAGGAGTTAGTCCAGCTATAGCTTTTCCATCAATCGAATTTAAATAAGAAATAGAAGATTTCATAACTCCGCCATTAATCGTCATACTGATACTGCTGATTTCGCTCAATCCTCCATATTCATTTGCTGCCTGAACGGTGTAAGTATAAGTTCCCGCTTTTGTGTCTGTATCTGCATAAAGTACATCTGTTGTAATAGCTAAGATTTTACCGTCTTTGCTGATTACATAACACATCGCATATTTATTTTCATCCCATTTTAAAGTATTCTTGTCAGATACTAAAAGATTAGAAGGTTTTGTAACTTGTTCTACTATGGTACGCGGATCCCATTTGTCTGTACCACTCAGTACATTTTCTATAGTGTATTCATCAGCCTGAGCTTTTGTCAAAACTGGATTGTAATTTCCTGTTTTGGCAACGCCGTCAACAGTAAAGGTATTGGTTCTGTTATCGGTGTTAACAGCAACTCCGTTTCCGTTTACGCTGTTGTACTCTGCGAAAAGTGCTGGATACGTTCCCATATTTGCCCAACCTAATATATTTGGTTCGTTGATCATTTTAGTGTTTAAATAAACCGCTCTAGGCGAATTCTGCCAAGGACGACCTAAATAATAACTTGTAGCTGCAGTGATTGTATTGTTATTGAAAATATAACCGTATTGCGTTGCTGCATCATGATTTGGCGCTACGATATAACCTGAAGCTACCGAAACCAGTTTACATTCTTCAAACCAATGTGTTCCGCCTCCGCAGATGAAATCCACATCGCCTTCAATTGTTGATTTATAATAGAAACTTCTTTTTCCTCCTGTAACTTGAGTGTCTTGCTTACTTCTTAAACGCACTCCGTTATACACATTTCGATCTCCGGCTGGATTAAGAGCTGGTCTTTGACCTGATGTTGTAATTCCATCTTTATGCTCGATCGTTACATTTTCCATGTACAAATCATTGGCTTCAATAGAAAGAACCGCATTTTTGATTCCCCAGCCTGGATTTCCCTGTAGAATTACCTTATCCTTAGATTGCGCAATTAAAGAAACATTGTTCTTTCCTGCTGGAAGTTTCAATACAATATCCTGCGGATTTGTTCCGTCTCCACCCAAATTATAAGTTCCGTTTGTAATCAAAACCAAAAATCTGGAAGCCGAATTGTTTGGAGCCAAATTAAATGCCTCTGCTATCGTTTTGACATATTTTTTTGAAGCAATTTGTTCATCCGTTGCATTGGCATCAACAATCAAATCAAAATTACGTTTAACAGGAACTGGTTTTTCCATTGTTTTAAAGGAAAGAGTCAATGCAGGCCCGTTGTTTCCTGAAAGATCTTTTACAAATCCTGCCGGAATAGTAAACGTGTATTGTTTATTATATTCTAATCCGAAGTAACTGAATTTTACCGTTTTATTGATAAACTCCGCATTCAGATTTTTTCCGTTTAAAACGGCTTGTCCTGCACCAAATTGAACTTGTTCATTATAATTCAAAATGATGTTTCCATTTGCCCCAACTGAACTGGCCAATTCTGCAGGCAATGAAGATTCTAAAATAGGTGCATTCGTATCAACAACCAAAACCTCATCGGCTTTAATCATCAAATTAGAAATAATTGTTGCGGTAACATCAACACCAGATCCATGTTTTGGTCCATTAATGTTAGGAAACCATCTTAAATAGATCTTTTCTTTTCCTTCTGCTTCGGCAGGAAGAATTCCGCCGATAGAAGTGATCGTATTCGTGTTTATAGTTGTTAATGCCGAAACATTCACAAAATTTACTCCGTCTAATGAATATTGGAAAGTCCATTCATCTGCTCCATAATAATAACCAAGAAGTCCAGAGGCAACATTAATGTTCTTATATCCTACTGTAGAAAGTGTCGTCATAAAATAATAGAAATTCCCTCTTTCTGTATTCCATACACAAAAACCATTTTTTCCGCCTCTGTTTTGAAGTCTTACGTTTGGAGCCAAAACATTATCGGCAACATTATACGCCATTAACTGCGGTCGGTTTTCAATCTTAGAATACAATTCGGCTACTCGTGGATTCGCATATTGATCGGTTTTAAATGTCCATCCCGCAATAAAAGTCTGATTCGCAAAAGTTCCGGTAACCGTTTGGTTTTGATTCATCACTACAGAAGTATTTAACGACGTAGAACCATCCGACCAATTACTGAACTTTACAATATCATTTTCAACTGCCGTTATCGTAACATTTGTACCGTTTTCATAAACCGAAAAAGCACCGTCTTTACCCGCAGGAGCAATAGTATAATCTCCAAGACCAAAAGCTCCGTTTGTATTTACTGTTAAAGTATAAGTTGAAACAGCATCATACTGCGCAATTAGAGTCGCATCGGCATTTATCGTATAAGTTAACGGATTTGCTGTTGAAACTATAGCGCCTTTTTCATCTACCCATTGTTTAAAGTTATAACCAAAGTTTTTATTCGCTGTCAGCTTAATTTCAGTTCCTTTTACAAAAGTAGTTCCCGCAGGATTCAGCGTAATCGTTCCTGCTGATGCCGGACTAATACTAGTAGTCAGTTTATGCGTTACAGCGTTTGGATTATCTGTTACTTTTTCGAAATAATCAAGATTAAATAAATATCCGGTATTGGTTGGATGTTTAAAAAGAAATACCAAATCATAAGTTCCTGTTGTGGGCTGAATTGCCACAGAAAACTTCTTATAATCTGTAAAACTTGTACTTCCTGAAACAGTTGCCGTTCCAATTAAAGTTCCTGTATCTGAACCTAATCTCAATTCGATAGTTCCACCCGTTGCTCCCGCGGCGGCGATATCAAAGCGAGTTACAAATTCGGTAAAATTAATGCCGTTGAATTTAATCCAGGTATTGTTTTTAATATACCCGACATTTCCTCCTCCCGAAAGAGAAGCATTTGTTTCGGCTCTGGCTCCCGAAGCCTGATTGAATTTTTCGGCTTCCATTCTCTCAATGGTCTGAGAGTACCCCATCACTGTAAACAGTATGAGGAATAAGTGAATAAATTGTTTTTTCATTTGGTTTAAAGTTGGTTTTAGTTAGTAAATAGTTGTCAAAAGGACTTTTTATCTTCACACTCTTTTGACGGTTTTATAAAAATTTTAAAATGTAAGCTGTAACTATATTTTGACGCGGATGAAACGGATTTGCTATCGCAAAAACGCTGACAAAAACGGATTTATAAAATATTTAAAAGATCAGTGTAAATCCGTGTTTTCGTTATAACGAATCTGTTTCATCTGTGTTCCAATTTGCGCAAAGTGTGTTTTTAATTTAATTCTTTCATTCCTTCAAAAACTAATCTGGCTACTTCTACAGCGCCTTTAGTCTGAAAATGCGTATTGTCTTTCTGTCCGTTCGGATAAGCTTCATACAAGCCGGCTGGGAAATTCATAAAATAGTTTTCACTTACATAAGGCTGACCTTTCTTAGTAAAAAAATCCATTGATTTTTGGTTTAAATCAATTAGCGGTACGTTTAGTTCTTTGGCTATTTCTTTTACCGCGTCAGGATATAAACCATGAACATTTTGAAGTTTTCCTTCCTTCCATGGAAAGTTTCTGGCAACCGGAGTTAACAGGATTGGTTTAGCTCCTTTCGCTCTGGTCTGTTCTATAAAAAGTCTTAGAAATTCTTTATAGCCTTCTATGTTTACGTATCGTTCTGTTTTGTCTTCAGCGCCATCGTTATGACCGAATTGCATTAGAACTAAATCCCCTTTTTTAAGATTTTCATAAACCGAACGCCATCTTCCTTCCTGGAAAAATGTACGCGTGCTTCTACCGCCTCTTGCCCTGTCATCTACAAAAGCGCTATCGGTTTTAATTAGTTTATCGATTTTCTTTAGACTGTCTTTTACCAAAAACTGCTGAAACACTTGTCCCCAGCCTGTAACAGGATAACGGGTTTTCATATAATCTTTTCCTTCTTCGTAATTGTTGGCATAATCAGCCACGGTCGAATCGCCAATTAAGTAAACTGTGGTTCTCGATTTTGGTTTTATAAAAGACATAATAGCAAAGGCTAAAGTCATACAGAGAATGGAAATAATGAATCTTGATTTCATAATTATTTTATTTAAAAACTTTCGTTAAAAATGTATCGATGTATTGAATAGTCGGATCAAACCAAGGATTGAAAAGACAGAATGAATGGGGAGAATTTTCAAACTCATGCACTTCTGAATAGATTCCGTTTTCAGTCAAAATCTTTCTGAAATCGTCTCGTCCTGCATG
This portion of the Flavobacterium panacagri genome encodes:
- a CDS encoding rhamnogalacturonan acetylesterase, which codes for MKSRFIISILCMTLAFAIMSFIKPKSRTTVYLIGDSTVADYANNYEEGKDYMKTRYPVTGWGQVFQQFLVKDSLKKIDKLIKTDSAFVDDRARGGRSTRTFFQEGRWRSVYENLKKGDLVLMQFGHNDGAEDKTERYVNIEGYKEFLRLFIEQTRAKGAKPILLTPVARNFPWKEGKLQNVHGLYPDAVKEIAKELNVPLIDLNQKSMDFFTKKGQPYVSENYFMNFPAGLYEAYPNGQKDNTHFQTKGAVEVARLVFEGMKELN